Sequence from the Christiangramia fulva genome:
AATCCCGAAATGGACGAGGCTTATCTTCTGCTTGGCAAGGCCCGTTACTTCGATCAGCGGTTCGTTCCCGCTCTCGATGCTTTCAATTATATACTTTACCGGTACCCCGCAAGTGAAAATATCAATCACGCCAGGATCTGGCGGGAAAAGACCAATATCAGGCTGGGCAATGAACGCCTGGCGATTGAAAATCTGAAAAAAATTCTCGAATCAGACAGGCTGGAAGACCAGGAAATAGCTGATGCCAATTCAAGCCTGGCACAGGCCTATATAAATCTAAATCAGCCTGACAGCGCCGTGGCTCCATTATCACAAGCAGCGACTTATACCGATTTGGATTCGGAGAAGGGCCGGTATTATTACATTTTAGGCCAGTTACACAATCGGCTGGGCGATCCCACCAAAGCCAACGCCGCTTTCGATAAAGTGATCGATCTTAACCGGAAAACACCGCGAATTTATTTGGTGAATGCATACGTCCAAAAAGCACGGAATTTTCAAATGAATCAGGGCGAGAATGCATACCTGCTGGATTTGCTTAAAGAACTGGAAGCCGATCGTGAAAATCGGCCTTACCTTGACAAAATTTATTTTCAGCTTGGGGAATATTTTCACCAGTTAGATTCCACCAAAAAAGCCATTCAGTATTATAATAAATCTCTGCGTGCACCTTCCAGTGATATATATTTAAAATCTATTGATTATCAAATTCTGGCAAATATCTATTTTGATGACGCCGATTATAGAACTGCGGGAAAATATTATGACAGCACGCTTGCCTATATGTCGCCCCAGCTGCTGGAATATCGCAGCATTAAGAAAAAAAGACAAAACCTTGAAGACGTAATAAAATATGAGGAGCTCGCTGAAAAGACTGACAGTATTTTAAGGCTTGCCGGGATGAGCGAAGAAGAACAAATTGCCTATTTTACCGAATATACCAATAAGTTAAAAGAAGAAGCTACCGCCGGCCTGGATAGTACCGAATTACCTGTTTATACTGCTAATATTGGTCCGGATAATCCATTTCCATCAGCGGTTGAAGTTCCTGCAGAAGACACTGAATCAACCGGAAATACCTTCTATTTCTATAACCCCCTTCGCGTTGCAAGAGGAGCACAGGAATTTCTTCGGGTTTGGGGAAGCCGGGAATTAAAAGATAACTGGCGCTGGGGTTCAAATGCTTTAAATCAAAGTTCGGTCAATGCCCAGAAAAGAATTGCTGAGGTAAATATTGATAATAATCCCAAATATGACCCCATGGCTTATGTAAGTCAGATTCCCGGTGGTAAGTTGGCTTTAGACAGTCTCGCCGCGCAGCGAAACCTGGCAAATTATCAGTTGGGCATCATTTACAGTGAAAATTATAACGAATATGCTTTAGCCGAAGAGCGCCTGGAATATTTGCTCAATCATAATCCGGATCCTCAGCTGGTTTTACCAGCGAAATATTATCTCTATAAAATTTACGGACAAACAAATCAATTGGGCAAACAGCAGGATCTTAAGAACGATATTCTTCAAAATTACCCCGGTTCGCGCTATGCTGCCTTTATCAACGATCCCGGCAGCCTGAAAAGTGAGGAGAACAGTCCGGAAATTATTTACGGGAAATTATATGAAAGTTTTGAAAATGGAGAATTTTCAGAGGTGATCGAAGAAGCCAATAAATATATCTCACAATTCACCGGCGATCCCATAGTACCTAAATTAGAATTTTTAAAAGCTCAGGCTAATGCCCGACTTTATGGGATTGAGGCTTATGAAAAAGCATTGAATGATCTCGCGGTTGCTTATCCGCAAACTACTGAAGGCCAAAAGGCAAAAACCATACTTTCTTCTAACCTTCCGCAGCTTAAGGTTCTTGAATTTAACCGGGATAGTTTACAAACTAATTTTAAGTTGGTTTTTCCTGTGGAAATGGAAAAAGAAAAAGCAGAAGTTTTAAAGGCGAAAATTCAAAAGGCCCTGCTGGATCTTGGGTATGATAAACTATCAGTATCGGTAGATGTTTATTCACCTGAAGAATATTTTGTGGTGGTGCATCACCTCCAAAATAAATCCAAAGCACTGGGATTTCAGGAGTTGCTTAAGAATAATAAAAACTATAAAATAGAGAGAGAGTCTTTTGTAATCTCATCAGAAAATTATAGAATTGTACAAATTAAGAAAAATTTAAGAGAATTCAAGACTCTTAACTAAAGCCCTACCATTATGTTTTCTGAAACCAAAAAATCAAAGACTGCCGCTTCTAATGGCGAGCAAAACCGAATCTCTTCCGGCACTGTGATTACCGGAGAAATTAGTTCAAAAGGCTGTTTCCGCATCGAAGGTACTCTGGAAGGAAGCCTTAAAGCTGAAGGTAAAGTGGTGATTAGCGAAGGAGGACTCATCAACGGAACACTGGAATGTGAAAATGCCGATATTGAAGGCAGTTTTAAAGGAAAACTTAATGTTTCGGGAGTGCTTACTCTAAGGAGTCCGGCAAATATTGAAGGCGAAGTCGTTACCGGAAAGCTGGCCGTCGAACCCGGTGCGGTTTTTAATGCCACCTGTGAAATGAAAGGCGCCATAAAGCCACTGAATGATGAAAGAAGAAAACAACAACGGGAAGAAAAATCTGCTTAAAAATTGGGCAAAATTCACCGGGATTGGACTCCAGATGGGCGGTACCATTTTCGTTTGCGCCTGGATTGGAAAAAAGCTGGATGAAAATTACAATTCTACCGAAACCAATTGGTTCACGCTGGGATTTGTACTTTTTGGCCTTGTAGCTTCCATGTATCTTGTGATCAAACAACTTAACGATTTTAATAAATAATCACTTCTTTTTATGATGACTAAAATAGTAAAGCTGGGATTTGCCCTTGCTTTGGTATTGGGTTTTGCTTATCTCCTCGAAATTTATTTTGCGAGCGGGGATGAGCAGGTTAGAAAACTCATCAACTTCAGTTATTTATACAATTTCGGGTTTTCTGCTTTACTGCTTTCCAATTATATTATTTTTAAAAAACAGCTGATAGAATTTATCGGATTTATTTTTTTGGCCGCAGGGGTTATCAGGATCGGACTTTTTTATTTTCTTTTGCAACAGGGTGATTTTGGAGATTTTAAAGAGAACTTTTTTCTCTTTTTTGTTCCTTTTATACTTTGTCTGGGGGTGGAAATTTTATTTTTAGCGCGAGAACTCAACAGGGCTAACTTCAATAATAACAATTAATTACTCCTTTTTTTAGAAGTTTTGACTTATTCCCAATTTTATGATTTTTCTTTTTAGATAATTGTGTACATTTGCACCCAAATTTAAAGACCGAAACTGTATCTTAAAATGCGGAAGAAAAACATTTTTAAATTCTTATTAGGCGGCCTTTTTATCCTCGTTTCTTTGAATCTGAACGCGCAGGAAAATGAGCATAATGCTGGAGAACATGAAGCTGTAGCTCATGAAACTGAAGAAGAGCACGGTGCTATTAATACAAAAGAAGGTATTAAGGAATTTGTGGGGCACCACCTTATGGATTCTCATTATTTCAATCTTTTGGCTAATGGGGAAACAGG
This genomic interval carries:
- a CDS encoding AtpZ/AtpI family protein — translated: MMKEENNNGKKNLLKNWAKFTGIGLQMGGTIFVCAWIGKKLDENYNSTETNWFTLGFVLFGLVASMYLVIKQLNDFNK
- a CDS encoding bactofilin family protein; its protein translation is MFSETKKSKTAASNGEQNRISSGTVITGEISSKGCFRIEGTLEGSLKAEGKVVISEGGLINGTLECENADIEGSFKGKLNVSGVLTLRSPANIEGEVVTGKLAVEPGAVFNATCEMKGAIKPLNDERRKQQREEKSA
- a CDS encoding tetratricopeptide repeat protein, producing MNTSARIVLFFAISAVILSCSRKKNTFINRNYHAVTAEYNTLFNGQLALEQGKKEINQNYADNYWDILPIERLDVDDKILLPDSIRNQNFGRAEEKAVKAIQKHSMQIGGKERNPEMDEAYLLLGKARYFDQRFVPALDAFNYILYRYPASENINHARIWREKTNIRLGNERLAIENLKKILESDRLEDQEIADANSSLAQAYINLNQPDSAVAPLSQAATYTDLDSEKGRYYYILGQLHNRLGDPTKANAAFDKVIDLNRKTPRIYLVNAYVQKARNFQMNQGENAYLLDLLKELEADRENRPYLDKIYFQLGEYFHQLDSTKKAIQYYNKSLRAPSSDIYLKSIDYQILANIYFDDADYRTAGKYYDSTLAYMSPQLLEYRSIKKKRQNLEDVIKYEELAEKTDSILRLAGMSEEEQIAYFTEYTNKLKEEATAGLDSTELPVYTANIGPDNPFPSAVEVPAEDTESTGNTFYFYNPLRVARGAQEFLRVWGSRELKDNWRWGSNALNQSSVNAQKRIAEVNIDNNPKYDPMAYVSQIPGGKLALDSLAAQRNLANYQLGIIYSENYNEYALAEERLEYLLNHNPDPQLVLPAKYYLYKIYGQTNQLGKQQDLKNDILQNYPGSRYAAFINDPGSLKSEENSPEIIYGKLYESFENGEFSEVIEEANKYISQFTGDPIVPKLEFLKAQANARLYGIEAYEKALNDLAVAYPQTTEGQKAKTILSSNLPQLKVLEFNRDSLQTNFKLVFPVEMEKEKAEVLKAKIQKALLDLGYDKLSVSVDVYSPEEYFVVVHHLQNKSKALGFQELLKNNKNYKIERESFVISSENYRIVQIKKNLREFKTLN